Below is a genomic region from Paraburkholderia sp. BL23I1N1.
TCGGCACCGTGCTGATCGCCGACGGCATGCTCACGTACTTCGGCCCAAACGGCTGGTTTCCGCAGGCGTTGCAAGGATTGCATCTCTACACCGATGAAGTGCGTTTGACGCATAACTTCTGGGGCGTGCTCATCTCGTTGATCGTGTCGGGTTTTCCGTTTGCGTTTCTGCTGACGCTGTCGTACGTGACCGGTATCGATCCGACACTCGCGAGCGCTGCCGCCACGCTCGGCGCGAGTCCGTGGCAGCAGTTTCGTCGCATCTATCTGCCGCTGCTGGTGCCGGGTTTAACGATGGCCGCGTGTTTGTCGTTCGTGCAGGCGTTCTCGGTGTTTCCATCGGCGGTGCTGCTGGGGGCGCCCGCCGGCCCGACGCGCGTGATGTCGATCGCCGCGGCCGAAGCCGCGTTCGAAAGCTACGATTATTCGCTTGCTTCCGCGATTGCGATGGTGATGGGCTTCGTGCAACTGCTGGTGGTCGCCGGCTTGCTCGGCGCGCGCCGCTTCTTCTACAGCGGCCCGGCGACGGGAGGCAAAGGCTGATGGCTAGCGATCACCGCGCCACGCGTCCTTCGTGGTCCGCGTCCACATCGAACGAGAATAACGACGGCGCGCGGCAACCCAGCAAGCGCGTGAAGCAGCGCGCCAGTGTGGCGGGCCGCATCTGGCTCGTACTGGTGTGGGGCGCGATGGTGTTTTTCCTCGTCAACGTGGTGTTGCTGATTGCAACCGTCGCGGTGAATTCGGTGGCGACCCGCTGGTTCGGCACCTTGCTGCCGCAAGGCTTTACGCTGCATTGGTATGTGCAGGCGTGGAGCGATTTCCAGTTGGCGAGCGTGTTGTGGGTCACCGTCGAAGTGGTCGGCGCGGTGGTGCTGTTGTCGGTTGTGCTCGGCGTGCCCGCAGCGTATGCGCTCGCCCGCGTGCAGTTTCCCGGCAAGCGCATGGCGATGCTGATTTTCCTGTTGCCGCTGATGGTGCCGCCCGTGACGTACGGCATCCCGATGGCGACCGTGATGTACAAGGTCGGCCTCGCCGGCACGCTAGGCGGCGTGATTCTTGCGAATCTCGTGCCGGCGCTGCCGTTCGTGATCCTGGTGATGACACCGTTCATCGAACAGATCGATCCCAATCTCGAAGCGGCGGCGCGCATATTTGGCGCGAACACGTTCCGCTATTTCCGCTATGTGCTGCTGCCCTTGCTGGTGCCCGGCATGCTGGCGGCGGGCCTGCTCGTGCTGGTACGCACCATCGGCATGTTCGAGCTGACATTCTTTACGGCGGGGCCCGCGACGCAAACGCTCGTGGTCGCCTTGTACTACGCTGTATTCTCAACCGGCGTGCGCGCACCGCAATCGATCGATGCGATGGCGATGATCTACATGGCGATCACGCTGATCTGGGTGCTGATCGCGCTGCAATTCGTCAGCCCGACGCAGATTGTGTCGCGTGTAAAGGAGCGGAAGCGCTGAGGCGCCGGATCGCGGAAACACGCATGCACAGAAGCACGGCAAAAACTTCGTGGAGCAGACGTTGACGACAAGAAAGAGACCTGAAGAACTGCGCAGCCACCGCTGGTACGGCGTGAACGATATGCGCTCGTTCGGCCACCGCTCGCGCACCGCGCAAATGGGCTATAACCGCGAGGAATACGCGGGCAAACCGGTGATCGCGATGCTCAACACATGGAGCGAGATCAATGCTTGCCATACGCATTTCAAGCAACGAGTCGAGGAAGTAAGACGCGGTATCTGGCAGGCAGGCGGCTTTCCGGTCGAACTGCCCGTACAGACGCTCTCCGAGCCGTTCCAGAAGCCCACCACGATGCTCTATCGCAACTTCCTCGCGATGGAAGCCGAGGAGACGCTGCGCTCGTATCCCGCCGATGGCGTCGTGCTGATGGGCGGTTGCGACAAGACCACGCCCGCCTTGCTGATGGGCGCGATCTCGATGGACCTGCCGGCGATCTTTCTGCCCGCCGGGCCGATGCTGCGCGGCAACTGGAACGGCGTCACGCTCGGCTCCGGATCGGACGTCTGGAAGTACTGGGCCGACCTGCGCGCGGAGACCATCACGGAAGCGGACTGGCGAGGCGTTGAAGGCGGCATTGCGCGCTCGCCGGGCCACTGCATGACGATGGGCACCGCGTCGACCATGACGAGCGCGGCCGAAGCGCTCGGCTTTACGCTGCCAGGTTTTGCCTCCATTCCCGCAGCGGATTCGCGGCACGCGCAGATGGCCGCGAAAACCGGCATGCGTATCGTCGAGATGGTGTGGGAAGACCTGAAGCCCTCCGATCTCATCACCGCCGGCTCGATCGACAACGCCGTGACCACCTGTCTCGCGCTGTCCGGTTCTACCAATGCCATCGTGCACATGATCGCGCTCGCGCGCCGCGCCGGCATCGAACTGACGCTCGATCGCTACGACGACATCTCGCGCCGCACGCCGGTGCTGGCGAACATTCGTCCGACCGGCGCGTATCTGATGGAGGACTTTTTCTATGCGGGCGGTTTGCCGGCCATGCTCGCCGAACTGGGCGACCTGATCGACCGTTCGCAGAAAACCGTGAACGGCCGCACGCTCGGCGAGAACCTCGAAGGCGCGACGATTTTCAACGACGAGGTAATCCGCCGCCGCAGCGCGCCGCTCCTGCCCGATAACGGCCTCGCGGTGCTGCGCGGCAATCTCGCGCCCGACGGCGCCGTGATCAAACCCGGCGCGGCGGAGCCGCAACTGCTCGTCCATACCGGCCGCGCGGTGGTGTTCAAGGACTACAACGACATGGCCGCGCGTATCGACGACGAAGCGCTCGACATCGACGAAAACTGTGTGATCGTGCTTCAGCATGCGGGGCCGGTGGGTGCGCCGGGAATGCCTGAGTGGGGGCAACTGCCGATCCCGCGGAAGTTACTGCACAAGGGCGTGCGCGACATGGTGCGTATATCGGATGCACGGATGAGCGGGACGAGTTACGGCGCATGCGTGTTGCACGTCGCGCCGGAGTCGTTTGTCGGCGGCCCGCTAGCGCTGGTGCAAAGCGGCGATCTGATCGAACTGGACGTGCCGCGGCGCAAGCTCAACATGCTCGTGCCGGAAGAGGAACTGGCGCGTCGCAAGGCCGCCTGGGTCAAGCCCGAGCCGCGTTTTACGCGCGGCTATGGCGCCTTGCATCAGGTGCATGTGCTGCAGGCGGATAAAGGTTGCGACTTCGATTTCCTGCAGCGCGGCGGCGCTCGACCGGACGCAACCGCCGAGCCGGAAATTCACTGAGCGTGCCGAGGGCTCAATACCCTACGCGATACACCCGGCCCGTTTGCGCGCCTTCCACGCTGCGCAGGTAGGCCTGCGCCGCACGTTCGGCGCTCACTGGCTCGAAGCCTCGGAAGTAGGGGGCATAGGCGTCGAGCGCTTCGGTCAGCACGGTCGGGCTCACCACGTTGATGCGGATGCCGCGCGGCAATTCGATCGCGGCGCCACGCACGAAACCTTCCAGGGCCAGGTTGACGGTGGTTGCATTCGCGCCCTCGCGAATCGGTTCGTCGCCGACAATGCCGCTCGTCAGCGTGAACGAGCCACCGTCATTCACGTACCGCTGGGCGCCCAGCACCATGTTGATCTGACCCATCAGCTTGTCGCGCAGGCCGACCCAGAATTGCTCGGCGCTCATCTCCGGCAGCGGTCCGAAATGCAGCTTGCCGGTGGCGGTGACGACACCGTCCACCTTGCCGATCTCGCCAAAGAGGCGCTCGATGCTAGCCGGGTCGGTGCTGTCGACGCGATACTGGCCGCGCGTCGCGCCCACTTCGATAACTTCATGGCGCGCTTTCAAGGCTTCGCTCACTGCCCGGCCGACCGTGCCGGTTGCGCCGATCACGACGATCTTTTTCATTTGCTGCTCCGTTCGGTATTAAATATGCAGTCGATTGTGGCTGCAGTCGGCGGGCGGAAATAGCCTGTTCGGTTTGCAGGTCCTGCAACCCGGAGTTTCTAATCCATGACGAAACGCACCCCGTCATTCAAACGGGGCGCGCTTTGAAATTGCCTGACTAATCGGCGTAAGCGGCGTAATTCAAACGAATACGCGCAAAGCGAAACCTTATTTCGCCCGATGTAATTCGATTATGCGAGTGGGCCGCAAATGATTAACAGCGTAATGAATACGACCGCGTTCGCGACGGCTGCGGATCGAGCGCGGGTCGTCGAACAGATCCTCCGTTGAATCGACGCCTTCCGGCTCGACCATGCCTTTGTCGATGACTGTGTAGCCCGGTTCGAGCGCCAGCAGCAGATGATTGCCGCCAACCCGGCTGTCGAAGCCGGCCATGCCGTCGTGCGCCTCGGGCACGCTGTTGATGAGGGTCGCGTTGCTCGTCGTGATTTCGTCGGGCGAGATCGGGCTGTGACCGGCGATGCGGGCGGCTTCGAGATTCTTGCCGTCGGTGTCGACCGTGCTGTCATGGGTGCGGTCGTTGTGCAGTTCCGCCGTGCGCGGGCCGACGGCGCGCGGTTGTTTGCCGGCGTCTGCCGGCTTGTTGATATCGCTGTTCATCATGCATTCTCCGTTGAAGAGGACATGGTTGAAGTGCAGCAAAACCCGGTCCGCCTGATGCACATCGCACAACGTGTCTTTGTGCGTATGAGTTTGTAGTGTGCGCGACGCTGCGGTTTCCGCGCGGTTATGCGCAGTGACGCAGGCGGGCGTTTCACCTGGCGATTGCGTCCGGCATTCTTTTCGTTTTTTTTAATGGACGCCTATTTTCTACAGAGTATGATCTTACTCCGACGAGCGAAGCGCGGTTAAATTGACGGCATGCGTCCGGCTGTTTTTACATGGATCGACGGCATGCGTCCGGCTATTTTTACATAGCTGACAACGAACAGATGCGCGCTGCTCAAAACATCTTACGGGCCGTCAGGGCGGGTGACACATGCACTTTGATGCTGCATTCACACATCGCGGCTACTTGCTGAATTGCGAGCCGGCGCGCGCGCGCGATGGTAGTTGGCAACCTTATGTGGTCATCTCCCGCTCGAGCGACGGCGAACTGGTCGCCAACCGTTTTTTCCCCACTGACATGCGTTTCCCTGACGAAGCCACCGCCATCGCGCATGCACGCGACTGGGCGGTGCGCTGGATCGACGCGAGCAGTGTGACCATCTGAAGCATCCGGCGTGCCGAGCGGCGATGCGACGTCGCGCGAGCGGTGGCAAAACGCGGTAATCTCTTGGGACAATCACTCTGAACCGTGCCTCGTGCACGGCGTTGTCCTTTTATGCCTAACGTGCCTTCCCACAACTGGGGTCTCGAACAGATCGTCGCGGACTTGCGTGCGTCGCGTGAGGAGTTGCATCGCACGCGGCATCCGCTCGGCATTCGCGAGTTGCCGTCGCGCGAGGCGGTGATCGCGATTGTTGCCGGCCTGCGCGCGTCGCTGTTTCCCACGCATTACGGCGCCCCCGATCTAACTGACGAAACGGTCGACTACTACGTCGGCCACACGCTCGAAAGCACCTTGCGCTTGCTCGCTGAACAGATACGGCGCGCCTTGCGTTTTCTGCCCGAATTCGGCGAGACACCTGATGCGGATCTGAAGGAGCGCGCGTTCAACGTCGCCCGCGAATTTGGCACTCAGTTGCCTGGCATTCGCGCGTTGCTGGTCAGCGATATTCAGGCCGCGTTCACCGGCGACCCGGCCGCGCAGCACATCACTGAAATTCTGCTGTGTTATCCGGGCGTGTGGGCAATGACGCACCATCGTCTTGCGCACGCGCTGCATCGCCTTGGTGTGCCCTTGCTCGCGCGTTTCATCAATGAGATTGCGCACTCGGCGACCGGCATCGACATTCACCCGGGCGCGACGATTGGGCAGAGCTTCTTCATCGACCATGGCACGGGCGTTGTGATCGGCGAGACCGCGATCATCGGCGAGCGAGTGCGTGTCTACCAGGCCGTGACGCTTGGCGCGAAGAGCTTTGCTGCGGATCTTGACGGTACGCTGGTCAAGGGCAACGCACGGCATCCGATCGTTGAAGACGACGTTGTGATTTATGCCGGCGCGACGATTCTCGGCCGCGTGACGATCGGGCGTGGCTCGGTGATCGGCGGCAATGTGTGGCTCACGCATAGCGTGCCGCCGGGCAGCAGCGTATCGCAAGGCAAGATCCGCGAGAGTGAGCGCACGGGTACGGACGAGGGGGGAGGTTGATGAGCGGGCTGGCTCACGCGTCGTCCCGCGGCCGCGTTCACATGCCTCGTTGCGCGCTTGCTGGCGTCGAAGCGACGGTGGCCGAAACGGCGCATTCATTTCCGCGCCATTCGCACGATCGATTCGGGGTGGGCGTGATCGTTGCAGGCGGGCATCGCTCGTCGAGCGGGCGCGGCGTGGTTGAAGCGCGGGCGAGCGACGCGATCATGGTGAATCCGGGGGAGGTACACGACGGCAGCCCGCTTGACGAGCGCGGACGGGCGTGGCGCATGTTGTATTTCGAGCCGTCGATGCTGACCGACGTCGCCGTCGAGTTGAGTGGTGTGGCTGCGCACGAGATCGAACTGACGCAACCGGCGGTTCGCGATCCGATATTGAAGGTGTTATTCGAGCGCTTATTCGCGGTATCGGTGGAAGCGCAAACCGTGCCGGACGATCTGGTGCGCGAGGAGGCGATGCTCGCGTTGCTTGGCTATCTGATTCGAACGCACGCGACCACGCATACACCATCGCGGTTGACCCAGTTGTTGAGCCCGATTGCACGAGCGAGGGCTCGCATCGACGACGACCCATCGTCACCGCTCACGCTTGCCGATCTTGCTGCCGACACTGGCATGAGCCGCTTCCAGTTATTACGAGGCTTCGCGCACGAGATGGGATTGCCGCCGCATGCATACAGGATGCAGCGCCGGGTGATGCTTGCGAGGCAACTGATCGCGGGAGGCGCGACGTTGGCCGATGCCGCCGTAACAGCGGGGTTCGCCGACCAGAGTCATATGACGCGAGCGTTTGTACGATTGCTGGGAATCACCCCTGCGAACTACGCGTCTGCGACGCGCCCGTAACTTCGCGATGGGGCAATGAATGACACGCTAGGGCGCGTAGCGCCCAAAGCTCAGCGATGGGGCTAATGAGTGACGCATGGGCGCGCGCAGTGCCCATAGTTCAGCGACAAGGTTGATGAATCACGAGTCAGCACGCCCAGGACCCACACCCCCGCGACGGGCTTGAAGAATTACGCATCAGCGCGCGCAGCGCCGCCGGAAGAATGACGCCTTTGTCACTCACGCCGAATGTGCGAGAACACAGATTCCAGATGCGCCACTACCGTGGCTGCGCGGGGGACCCGCTTCTAAGCTCAATACTGTTAACAAGCTCAAATTTGTGTTAACTTTCAAGCCTCTGAACCAACAAGAAGAGCTTGAAGGATGGCAAGAACGGAAGCAACGCTGCCAGGCGGGGCGCGGCTCGCGGACTATCTGGCGGTGGGGTATCTGGCGCTGAACTGCTCCCTGGGACAGGTCAAGGAGGCGCTCACGAAGTGCGGCGTGCAGACGCGCGTGCGCCGCGACATGCCGCGTGAAGTGCTGGTGTATTTCGTGATGGCGATGTGCCTTTATCCGCGCGTGGCCTATGAGGAAGTGTTTCGTCTGGTGATCGAGGGACTGCGGCGCATCTACGGCGACCAGGTACGCGACGCGCAGGTCAGCAAGGCGGCGATCTCGCAGGGTCGCGCACGCCTGGGATGGCAGGTGATGCGCGAGCTGTTCGCCCGGCAGGCGGCGCAACACCCACGAACCGCAGGCGGCGACTATGCGGGCTATCGGGTCATGAGCGTGGACGGCTCCACGCTGGATGTGCCCGATGAGAAGGCCAATGCGCAAGCGTTCGGATATGCGCAGGGAGGGCGCGGTGAGGCCGCGTATCCGCAGATTCGCTTCGTAGCGCTGGCCGAATGTGCGACGCACGCGCTGTGTGAGGTCCAGATGGGCGGGGTATGCGAGCACAGCGAACAGGCGCTCACACGCCAGCTGTTTCCGGCATTCTCGGACGACATGCTGGTGCTGGCCGATCGCCTGTTCTATGGCTATGACATGTGGCGCGACGCGGTGGCCACCGGAGCGAAGCTGCTGTGGCGCGTGAAGTCGAATTTGCGGCTGCCGTGCGAAGTGCCGCTGGCAGATGGTTCGTACCTGAGCACTGTCTATGCCAGTGACACCGACAGGCGACACCAGCGCAACGGCATGCAGGTGCGGGTCATCGAGTATTGCCTGGAAGGTGTGCCTGATGCCGAGCCGCAGTATCGCCTGATCACCAATCTGCTGGACGCAGCGGTGGCGCCTGCCATAGAACTCGCGGCGCTGTACCACCGGCGCTGGAAAATAGAAGAGATGTTTGACGAGATCAAGACACATCTGTGCGACGGCAAGAAGGTGCTGCGTAGCAAGACGCCTGATCTGGTCCGTCAGGAGTTCTATGCGTTAATGCTTACCCACGCGGCGATCCGTCGACTGATGTATGAGGCTGCCCAGGACAGCGGGCAGCACCCGGAAGACTTATCGTTCGTTCATGCCGTACGCGTGTTGAACCGACGCCTGCCCGAGGCGGCGGCCGTTCCCCCCTGAGCAGTGGCAAAGTTGGAGGCTCAGCTTACTGCGGGAAATCGCCAGTGGGCGTGCCGTGCAAAGCCGCGGCAAGCGTAATCCCCGCGGCGTGAAGCGAAAGATGTCGAACTTCCGGATACGCCGACGATCGGAGCCGCTGAATCAGCGAATTTCACCGAAAGCGGTCATCAAGTGAACAGTATTGCTTCTAAGCTAGCGGTGTGAGCCGCTTTCTTTTGCCTACTTTTCTTTGCGGCCCAAAGAAAAGTAGGTGCCCCGCACAGGGGCGACGCTAATAGACCG
It encodes:
- a CDS encoding ABC transporter permease — its product is MNTPTLSPPRVSIAPRDAKAWLVAPALIFIVALFIYPFAYGLVLSFRPMNGGGLWANYLTFFTDTSMWPTILVTLKLAVPATLINVGVSVPVAFALRRNSPYQKLATTLLVIPVTLGTVLIADGMLTYFGPNGWFPQALQGLHLYTDEVRLTHNFWGVLISLIVSGFPFAFLLTLSYVTGIDPTLASAAATLGASPWQQFRRIYLPLLVPGLTMAACLSFVQAFSVFPSAVLLGAPAGPTRVMSIAAAEAAFESYDYSLASAIAMVMGFVQLLVVAGLLGARRFFYSGPATGGKG
- a CDS encoding ABC transporter permease; this encodes MASDHRATRPSWSASTSNENNDGARQPSKRVKQRASVAGRIWLVLVWGAMVFFLVNVVLLIATVAVNSVATRWFGTLLPQGFTLHWYVQAWSDFQLASVLWVTVEVVGAVVLLSVVLGVPAAYALARVQFPGKRMAMLIFLLPLMVPPVTYGIPMATVMYKVGLAGTLGGVILANLVPALPFVILVMTPFIEQIDPNLEAAARIFGANTFRYFRYVLLPLLVPGMLAAGLLVLVRTIGMFELTFFTAGPATQTLVVALYYAVFSTGVRAPQSIDAMAMIYMAITLIWVLIALQFVSPTQIVSRVKERKR
- the araD gene encoding L-arabinonate dehydratase, whose translation is MTTRKRPEELRSHRWYGVNDMRSFGHRSRTAQMGYNREEYAGKPVIAMLNTWSEINACHTHFKQRVEEVRRGIWQAGGFPVELPVQTLSEPFQKPTTMLYRNFLAMEAEETLRSYPADGVVLMGGCDKTTPALLMGAISMDLPAIFLPAGPMLRGNWNGVTLGSGSDVWKYWADLRAETITEADWRGVEGGIARSPGHCMTMGTASTMTSAAEALGFTLPGFASIPAADSRHAQMAAKTGMRIVEMVWEDLKPSDLITAGSIDNAVTTCLALSGSTNAIVHMIALARRAGIELTLDRYDDISRRTPVLANIRPTGAYLMEDFFYAGGLPAMLAELGDLIDRSQKTVNGRTLGENLEGATIFNDEVIRRRSAPLLPDNGLAVLRGNLAPDGAVIKPGAAEPQLLVHTGRAVVFKDYNDMAARIDDEALDIDENCVIVLQHAGPVGAPGMPEWGQLPIPRKLLHKGVRDMVRISDARMSGTSYGACVLHVAPESFVGGPLALVQSGDLIELDVPRRKLNMLVPEEELARRKAAWVKPEPRFTRGYGALHQVHVLQADKGCDFDFLQRGGARPDATAEPEIH
- a CDS encoding short chain dehydrogenase, translated to MKKIVVIGATGTVGRAVSEALKARHEVIEVGATRGQYRVDSTDPASIERLFGEIGKVDGVVTATGKLHFGPLPEMSAEQFWVGLRDKLMGQINMVLGAQRYVNDGGSFTLTSGIVGDEPIREGANATTVNLALEGFVRGAAIELPRGIRINVVSPTVLTEALDAYAPYFRGFEPVSAERAAQAYLRSVEGAQTGRVYRVGY
- a CDS encoding DUF3005 domain-containing protein; protein product: MNSDINKPADAGKQPRAVGPRTAELHNDRTHDSTVDTDGKNLEAARIAGHSPISPDEITTSNATLINSVPEAHDGMAGFDSRVGGNHLLLALEPGYTVIDKGMVEPEGVDSTEDLFDDPRSIRSRRERGRIHYAVNHLRPTRIIELHRAK
- the epsC gene encoding serine O-acetyltransferase EpsC, yielding MPNVPSHNWGLEQIVADLRASREELHRTRHPLGIRELPSREAVIAIVAGLRASLFPTHYGAPDLTDETVDYYVGHTLESTLRLLAEQIRRALRFLPEFGETPDADLKERAFNVAREFGTQLPGIRALLVSDIQAAFTGDPAAQHITEILLCYPGVWAMTHHRLAHALHRLGVPLLARFINEIAHSATGIDIHPGATIGQSFFIDHGTGVVIGETAIIGERVRVYQAVTLGAKSFAADLDGTLVKGNARHPIVEDDVVIYAGATILGRVTIGRGSVIGGNVWLTHSVPPGSSVSQGKIRESERTGTDEGGG
- a CDS encoding AraC family transcriptional regulator, with the protein product MSGLAHASSRGRVHMPRCALAGVEATVAETAHSFPRHSHDRFGVGVIVAGGHRSSSGRGVVEARASDAIMVNPGEVHDGSPLDERGRAWRMLYFEPSMLTDVAVELSGVAAHEIELTQPAVRDPILKVLFERLFAVSVEAQTVPDDLVREEAMLALLGYLIRTHATTHTPSRLTQLLSPIARARARIDDDPSSPLTLADLAADTGMSRFQLLRGFAHEMGLPPHAYRMQRRVMLARQLIAGGATLADAAVTAGFADQSHMTRAFVRLLGITPANYASATRP
- a CDS encoding IS4 family transposase, whose product is MARTEATLPGGARLADYLAVGYLALNCSLGQVKEALTKCGVQTRVRRDMPREVLVYFVMAMCLYPRVAYEEVFRLVIEGLRRIYGDQVRDAQVSKAAISQGRARLGWQVMRELFARQAAQHPRTAGGDYAGYRVMSVDGSTLDVPDEKANAQAFGYAQGGRGEAAYPQIRFVALAECATHALCEVQMGGVCEHSEQALTRQLFPAFSDDMLVLADRLFYGYDMWRDAVATGAKLLWRVKSNLRLPCEVPLADGSYLSTVYASDTDRRHQRNGMQVRVIEYCLEGVPDAEPQYRLITNLLDAAVAPAIELAALYHRRWKIEEMFDEIKTHLCDGKKVLRSKTPDLVRQEFYALMLTHAAIRRLMYEAAQDSGQHPEDLSFVHAVRVLNRRLPEAAAVPP